One Acidimicrobiales bacterium DNA window includes the following coding sequences:
- a CDS encoding CNNM domain-containing protein, whose amino-acid sequence MNPGAAIAAVLLLLANAFFVAVEFALMASRRTRVEALAAEGDSRAVAAVTMLRTLSLQLAGAQLGITMASLGLGAVAEPAVAHALESAIGAVADLPEGVLHTIAFVVALTIVVFLHMVVGEMVPKNIAIASAERLLLWLALPMRAFVTVFGPLIRFLNVVANAGVRAVGVEPRDEVAMAHTADELAALVTASRE is encoded by the coding sequence GTGAACCCCGGGGCGGCGATCGCCGCCGTCCTCCTCCTGCTGGCGAACGCGTTCTTCGTCGCCGTCGAGTTCGCGCTGATGGCCAGCCGGCGGACCAGGGTCGAGGCGCTGGCCGCCGAGGGCGACTCCCGGGCCGTCGCCGCGGTCACCATGCTGCGGACCCTCTCGCTCCAGCTGGCCGGCGCCCAGCTGGGCATCACGATGGCCTCGCTGGGCCTCGGCGCCGTCGCCGAGCCGGCCGTCGCCCACGCGCTGGAGTCCGCCATCGGCGCCGTCGCCGACCTGCCCGAGGGCGTGCTGCACACGATCGCGTTCGTCGTCGCCCTCACGATCGTCGTGTTCCTGCACATGGTCGTCGGCGAGATGGTGCCGAAGAACATCGCCATCGCCTCGGCCGAGCGGCTGCTGCTGTGGCTGGCCCTGCCCATGCGGGCCTTCGTCACCGTGTTCGGCCCGCTCATCCGCTTCCTCAACGTGGTCGCCAACGCCGGCGTGCGGGCGGTCGGGGTCGAGCCGAGGGACGAGGTGGCGATGGCCCACACCGCCGACGAGCTGGCCGCCCTGGTCACGGCGTCGCGGGAG
- a CDS encoding hemolysin family protein translates to MDLVIGLLAVLLLTLGTAVFVAGEFAFVAVDRTLIEAAARDGGRRARLTAGVLHRLSFHLSGAQLGITVTSLVVGFVAEPLLADGLRPLLGGAAEGFAVAVALAVATVIQMVVGELVPKNVAIARPVASAYTMAPIFRIYGMVFGPMITFLNGAANWTVRRLGIEPKEELASVRTIEELELLIRSSGEQGTLPASSTRLLTRSIRFTGKTAADALVPRTAVESLTAEDSAADLVRAAVTTGYSRFPVVGADLDDVVGLVHVKDAYRVPYEDRPTTPLSALMHDVLVVPESRSLESLLIEMRGTGAHLAVVIDEYAGTAGIITLEDVLEEIVGEIDDEHDPDPAEVQVTAQRGTWEIPGGFHLDEVADACGLDLPEGEYETVAGFVLDRLQRIPSPGDAVEIDGWRLVVADMDRLRVVTLRVTAPDRREVG, encoded by the coding sequence ATCGATCTCGTCATCGGCCTGCTGGCCGTCCTCCTGCTGACACTCGGCACCGCCGTCTTCGTCGCGGGCGAGTTCGCGTTCGTCGCCGTCGACCGCACGCTGATCGAGGCCGCGGCCAGGGACGGCGGCCGGCGGGCCCGGCTCACCGCCGGCGTCCTCCACCGCCTCTCGTTCCACCTCTCCGGCGCCCAGCTGGGCATCACCGTCACCTCGCTCGTGGTCGGCTTCGTGGCCGAGCCCCTGCTGGCCGACGGGCTCCGGCCCCTCCTCGGCGGCGCGGCCGAGGGGTTCGCCGTGGCGGTCGCGCTGGCCGTCGCCACCGTCATCCAGATGGTGGTCGGCGAGCTGGTGCCGAAGAACGTCGCCATCGCCCGGCCGGTCGCCTCCGCCTACACGATGGCGCCGATCTTCCGGATCTACGGGATGGTGTTCGGGCCGATGATCACGTTCCTCAACGGGGCGGCCAACTGGACGGTCCGCCGCCTCGGCATCGAGCCCAAGGAGGAGCTGGCCTCGGTGCGGACCATCGAGGAGCTGGAGCTGCTCATCCGGTCGTCGGGCGAGCAGGGGACGCTGCCGGCCAGCTCCACCCGGCTGCTCACCCGGTCCATCCGCTTCACGGGGAAGACGGCGGCCGACGCGCTCGTCCCGAGGACGGCGGTCGAGTCGCTGACCGCCGAGGACAGCGCCGCCGACCTCGTACGCGCCGCCGTCACCACCGGCTACTCCCGCTTCCCGGTGGTCGGCGCCGACCTCGACGACGTGGTCGGCCTCGTCCACGTGAAGGACGCCTACCGGGTGCCCTACGAGGACCGGCCGACGACGCCGCTGTCCGCGCTCATGCACGACGTGCTGGTCGTCCCCGAGTCCCGGTCGCTCGAGTCGCTGCTGATCGAGATGCGGGGGACCGGCGCCCACCTCGCCGTCGTCATCGACGAGTACGCCGGCACCGCGGGGATCATCACCCTCGAGGACGTGCTGGAGGAGATCGTCGGCGAGATCGACGACGAGCACGACCCCGACCCGGCCGAGGTCCAGGTCACCGCCCAGCGGGGCACCTGGGAGATCCCGGGCGGGTTCCACCTCGACGAGGTGGCCGACGCCTGCGGGCTGGACCTGCCCGAGGGCGAGTACGAGACCGTCGCCGGCTTCGTCCTCGACCGCCTCCAGCGCATCCCGTCGCCGGGCGACGCCGTGGAGATCGACGGGTGGCGCCTCGTGGTGGCCGACATGGACCGGCTCAGGGTCGTCACCCTGCGGGTCACCGCGCCCGACCGCAGGGAGGTCGGGTGA
- a CDS encoding ABC transporter transmembrane domain-containing protein — protein sequence MPEPTKRGGREPGSRAARGDGRDGPHDRPSAGAAAGRDRHSSGDGGGRDEGHAANDRHSASADGGRGGWEPVAEVARHRPPAATVDPDRSLPWFRRLLPLVRARRGLVAASVLAAVGAMVAQVATPILLRSAIDRALLARTTSLTPFVVALLALSVARAVLAYASRAGLFRMAYDVEFDLRTLLYEHLTRLSFSFYDRVQSGQVISRANSDIRSVQMVLAFAPLIAVSITSFAVALVVMLTISVSLTLVAVAALPGVYLAGVALRNRIFPLSWIVQGRMAEVATVVDENVNGVRVVKAFAGEERQVRVLARAAQRLRWASVVQADARARWAPVMENLPRLSLALVLLYGGWLAVDGGVTIGTLVAFNAYVLVLQAPFRMLGFFLMLAQRAAASAQRIYEVLDEPVEIVDRPGAVDLVDPRGAVELRGVRFRYGDGPLVLDGLDLRVEPGETVALVGETGSGKSTVARLLARFYDVDGGVVLLDGHDVRDLTQVSVRAAVGIVPDEPFLFSAAVRDAVAFGRPTATDDEVRAAAEVAQAAGFVGDLPDGWATVIGERGYDLSGGQRQRLSLARTLLADPAVLVLDDATSAVDVGVEERIHEGLRRNRAGRTTIVIAHRLSTIALADRVVLLDGGRAVATGTHADLLAGEPRYAAVLATTAAAAAGAAADGRAG from the coding sequence GTGCCCGAGCCGACGAAACGCGGAGGACGGGAACCCGGTTCCCGGGCCGCGCGCGGCGACGGGCGGGACGGCCCGCACGACCGCCCCTCGGCCGGCGCTGCCGCCGGCCGCGACCGGCACTCGTCGGGCGACGGCGGCGGCCGCGACGAGGGCCACGCCGCCAACGACCGGCACTCGGCGAGCGCCGACGGCGGCCGCGGCGGGTGGGAGCCGGTCGCCGAGGTCGCCCGCCACCGGCCGCCGGCCGCCACCGTCGACCCCGACCGCTCGCTCCCCTGGTTCCGGCGGCTGCTCCCCCTCGTCCGGGCCCGCCGGGGCCTGGTCGCCGCCTCGGTGCTGGCCGCCGTCGGCGCCATGGTCGCCCAGGTGGCGACGCCGATCCTGCTGCGCTCGGCCATCGACCGGGCCCTGCTGGCCCGCACGACGTCGCTGACGCCGTTCGTGGTCGCCCTGCTCGCCCTGTCCGTCGCCCGGGCCGTGCTCGCCTACGCCTCCCGGGCCGGCCTGTTCCGGATGGCCTACGACGTCGAGTTCGACCTCCGCACCCTCCTCTACGAGCACCTCACCCGGCTGTCGTTCTCGTTCTACGACCGGGTCCAGTCCGGCCAGGTCATCTCCAGGGCGAACTCCGACATCCGCTCGGTGCAGATGGTCCTCGCCTTCGCCCCGCTCATCGCCGTGAGCATCACGAGCTTCGCCGTCGCCCTCGTCGTGATGCTGACGATCTCGGTCAGCCTCACCCTGGTGGCCGTGGCCGCCCTGCCCGGCGTGTACCTCGCCGGCGTCGCCCTCCGGAACCGCATCTTCCCGCTCTCCTGGATCGTGCAGGGCCGGATGGCGGAGGTGGCGACCGTCGTCGACGAGAACGTGAACGGCGTCCGCGTCGTCAAGGCCTTCGCCGGCGAGGAGCGCCAGGTGCGGGTGCTGGCCAGGGCCGCGCAGCGCCTCCGGTGGGCGTCGGTCGTGCAGGCCGACGCCAGGGCCAGGTGGGCGCCGGTCATGGAGAACCTCCCCCGCCTCAGCCTCGCCCTCGTGCTGCTCTACGGCGGGTGGCTGGCCGTCGACGGCGGAGTCACGATCGGCACGCTCGTCGCCTTCAACGCCTACGTGCTCGTGCTCCAGGCCCCGTTCCGCATGCTCGGGTTCTTCCTGATGCTGGCCCAGCGGGCGGCCGCCTCCGCCCAGCGCATCTACGAGGTGCTGGACGAGCCGGTCGAGATCGTCGACCGGCCCGGCGCCGTGGACCTGGTCGACCCGAGGGGCGCCGTCGAGCTGCGGGGCGTGCGGTTCCGCTACGGCGACGGGCCCCTGGTCCTCGACGGCCTCGACCTGCGGGTGGAGCCGGGCGAGACGGTCGCCCTGGTCGGGGAGACGGGGTCGGGGAAGTCGACCGTCGCCCGCCTGCTGGCCCGCTTCTACGACGTCGACGGCGGCGTCGTGCTGCTCGACGGCCACGACGTGCGGGACCTGACCCAGGTGAGCGTGCGGGCGGCGGTCGGCATCGTGCCCGACGAGCCGTTCCTGTTCTCCGCTGCGGTGCGGGACGCGGTCGCCTTCGGCCGGCCGACGGCGACCGACGACGAGGTGCGGGCGGCGGCCGAGGTCGCCCAGGCGGCCGGGTTCGTCGGCGACCTGCCGGACGGGTGGGCGACGGTCATCGGCGAGCGGGGCTACGACCTGTCGGGCGGGCAGCGCCAGCGGTTGTCGCTGGCCAGGACCCTGCTGGCCGACCCGGCCGTGCTCGTCCTGGACGACGCCACCAGCGCGGTCGACGTCGGCGTCGAGGAGCGCATCCACGAGGGGCTGCGGCGGAACCGGGCGGGGCGGACGACGATCGTCATCGCCCACCGGCTGTCGACGATCGCCCTGGCCGACCGGGTGGTGCTGCTCGACGGCGGCCGGGCCGTCGCCACCGGCACCCACGCCGACCTGCTGGCCGGCGAGCCCCGCTACGCCGCGGTCCTGGCCACGACGGCGGCGGCGGCGGCCGGCGCGGCAGCCGACGGGAGGGCCGGCTGA